The following is a genomic window from Chrysiogenia bacterium.
CGACGTGCTCCAGCAGGATTTCCCGCACGCTCTCGCCGTTGACCTTGGTAACCGAGAATGAGCGAACCCGGCCCCCGCGCTCCATGACGGAAACAACCGGCATCTTCTTGGCGTTGGCCTTGATGCGGCGGGCCTTCTTCTCGGCAGCGCTCATAAACTTCTTCATGCTCTTTGGCTTGCCACCCAGGTAGACCTCGTCCGCCTCGATCTCGCCCGAGAGCTGGTCGTCAAAGACTGGGTCCTTGAGGGCGTAGCGGATGCGGTGGAGCATGTGCCATGCCGTGCGGTAGCTGCCCAGCTTCAGGTGGCGCTGTAGCTCCAGAGCCGAAATGCCGTTCTTTGAAGAGCAGACCAGATACCACGCCAGCATCCACTTGCGGAGCGGCACCTTGGACTTCTCAAAGATGGTGCCAACTGTCACGGTGAACTGTTTGGAGCACTCGGCACACTTGTAGAGGCCCTCACGGACCTTCTTGGCCTTGTTTGGCGTGACCTTGTAGACCCGCGCCTTGTCGCAGTTGCCGCAATGCGGGCAGACCGGCCCCTCCGGCCAGCGGATGGCCTCAAGGAACTTACGGGCCTTCTCGTCAGTGGAGAAGCGGTCCAGTATTTCGAGCATCCCCAGATGGGTTGGGTCTTCAATGATTTCGCGGTTCGTTGCCATGCTCAAATCATGACAAATTTACGTGGTTTTGTCAAGTGCATAGTCGCCTAGATCAGGGCGACTATGCACTCAGCAAACCCGTAGAGTTCTTCAGCGCAGCTCGTAGGGCTTGAGCGGACTGACCTTGCCGGGGTCGACTCCCACGGCGGCGGCGCTGGCCCGTGCGTGGGTGGCGACTTCGTTGCTCGGGTCGCTCAAGAGGTCCTTCAGGATGCTCCAGGCCCGGTTTTTTGGCAGATTTGCGGCGTCCGTGGCGGCCTGCAGGCGCACGCCGGCCTGTGTGTCTTTTGCCGCCAGGGTGAGGATCTGATGGCGGGTCTGCTCATCCATGGTGGCAACTGCCTTGAGCGCCTCCAGGCGGATCTGGACCTGCTCGTCGCTCATGGCCTGCTCAAGCACGGGCAGGGCGAAGTCCCGCTCGAAAGCGCTGACCTGCTCGAGAACCGCTGTTTTCAGCGCATCGTCGCCCTTCTTCAGCGCGAGGATGAACATGTCCTGTCCCACCTGCTTGCCCCGACGGGCAGCGTCTTCGAGGGCGAGCAGCTTGTCCTCATGGCCCAGCTTGCCGCTGAGCGCGGCCTCGATCACGGGCTGCGCGTGGGAGTCCTTGAGCTCGGGCAGGGTGCGCAGCGCACTGGCGACCCGGGCGGGATCGCCGCTCTTGATATCGGCCACCAGATAGCCCGTGCGCGTGGCCCCGGGTGTTTCGAAGCCGCCACCGGGCGCCTCGTTGACGGTCTGGCCGGCGGCGGGGGCGGCGAGCAAAATCAGAAGAGAGAGGGTCAGTGCGGGCACGCGTTTCATTCGGGCGTCCTCTATTGGGTTTCCGGCAGTGGTCGCCGCGGGTTCGCAATTCCGACTTTCCTCAAGCATATTACCGGGATGCACGCCGATCCAAATGCCGGCGGTGCTTGACTCGCCCGCGCCCCCCGGAAATGATGCGCGGGCTTCGGGCCGGGCCCTTGAGGGGTCTCAGGCCGCACAGACGGACAAGAGAAGGGCAGGGCCGAGACTTTGGGCCAGGAATTTGAAGGAAAACTCGACGCATCGGGCATGTCGGTAGCGATTGTGCTGGCGCGTTTCAATGGATTCATCACCGAGCGGCTTCTCGACGGAGCGCTCGACTGCCTCAAACGCCACG
Proteins encoded in this region:
- a CDS encoding IS1595 family transposase, whose protein sequence is MATNREIIEDPTHLGMLEILDRFSTDEKARKFLEAIRWPEGPVCPHCGNCDKARVYKVTPNKAKKVREGLYKCAECSKQFTVTVGTIFEKSKVPLRKWMLAWYLVCSSKNGISALELQRHLKLGSYRTAWHMLHRIRYALKDPVFDDQLSGEIEADEVYLGGKPKSMKKFMSAAEKKARRIKANAKKMPVVSVMERGGRVRSFSVTKVNGESVREILLEHV
- a CDS encoding HEAT repeat domain-containing protein codes for the protein MKRVPALTLSLLILLAAPAAGQTVNEAPGGGFETPGATRTGYLVADIKSGDPARVASALRTLPELKDSHAQPVIEAALSGKLGHEDKLLALEDAARRGKQVGQDMFILALKKGDDALKTAVLEQVSAFERDFALPVLEQAMSDEQVQIRLEALKAVATMDEQTRHQILTLAAKDTQAGVRLQAATDAANLPKNRAWSILKDLLSDPSNEVATHARASAAAVGVDPGKVSPLKPYELR